The following proteins come from a genomic window of Heyndrickxia acidicola:
- a CDS encoding O-methyltransferase, producing MFEKILYNNRKNNLPEIDVSPTQGKFLSMLAKIKGAKNILEIGTLGGYSTIWLAQALPEDGSLITLEFNPAHVKVAQENIKMAGVEDKVTIIEGSALDTLPTLHHKQAEGFDFIFIDADKPNNPHYIKWVLQLASPGALIIADNVVRDGKVVNEDSEDANIQGIREFIDILSSDTRIDSVGIQTVGLKGYDGFIISRVK from the coding sequence ATTTTTGAGAAGATTCTTTATAACAATAGAAAAAATAATTTACCTGAAATTGATGTTTCACCCACCCAGGGAAAATTTCTATCTATGCTTGCAAAAATTAAGGGAGCAAAGAACATCTTGGAAATTGGGACGCTTGGAGGATACAGCACCATTTGGCTTGCACAAGCTCTTCCTGAAGATGGCAGCCTTATTACATTAGAGTTTAATCCCGCTCATGTAAAAGTTGCTCAGGAAAATATTAAAATGGCTGGAGTGGAGGATAAAGTAACAATAATAGAAGGATCTGCACTTGATACCTTGCCGACCCTTCATCATAAACAAGCGGAAGGCTTCGATTTCATTTTTATCGATGCTGATAAACCCAATAATCCTCACTATATAAAATGGGTCCTTCAACTAGCCTCTCCAGGTGCCCTGATTATTGCTGATAATGTCGTCCGAGATGGAAAAGTGGTAAATGAAGACAGCGAGGATGCTAATATTCAAGGTATCAGGGAATTCATTGACATCCTATCATCTGATACGCGTATTGATTCTGTCGGGATTCAAACAGTCGGGCTGAAGGGGTATGATGGTTTTATTATTAGCCGCGTAAAATAG
- a CDS encoding DUF2711 family protein produces MLEYIQFNNTSSILKQLPEPFESAAILLHPFVKMPDGWEDTKREYPYQIIYPSDEEILSFGTPVMWRTVMDKCQISTYEDMELALKTALGALGKEQAREDLKDQLNSIYRPNLYIPVEDSLPALLLKDILSVLGSKEAKTILFSEPIYHRNGKLVIQDTTPLEICNITDRELLLTDENNDFAFMSVYDSCFTLFLAKEKNISSIIESMNWEAILCNKDTFLDWFLPKSI; encoded by the coding sequence ATGTTAGAGTATATTCAGTTCAATAATACATCATCAATTTTAAAACAGCTCCCCGAGCCCTTTGAATCTGCGGCAATTTTATTACATCCTTTTGTCAAAATGCCTGATGGCTGGGAAGACACAAAAAGGGAGTATCCTTATCAAATTATTTATCCCAGTGATGAAGAGATACTGAGTTTCGGTACTCCTGTTATGTGGAGAACGGTAATGGATAAATGCCAAATAAGCACGTATGAAGATATGGAGCTGGCACTGAAAACAGCGCTCGGGGCCCTTGGAAAAGAGCAGGCCAGAGAGGATTTAAAGGATCAACTAAACTCCATCTATAGGCCTAACCTTTATATCCCAGTGGAAGACAGCCTGCCAGCTCTATTATTAAAGGACATCCTGTCAGTTCTTGGCTCTAAAGAGGCTAAAACGATATTGTTCTCTGAACCAATCTACCACCGTAATGGAAAGTTGGTTATTCAGGATACGACTCCGTTAGAGATCTGTAATATTACAGACAGAGAGCTGCTGCTTACCGATGAAAATAACGATTTTGCCTTTATGAGTGTATATGATTCTTGTTTTACTCTATTTTTGGCTAAAGAAAAAAACATTAGCTCAATCATTGAGTCGATGAATTGGGAAGCCATTCTTTGTAATAAAGACACTTTTTTAGATTGGTTTTTGCCAAAGAGCATATAA
- a CDS encoding GNAT family N-acetyltransferase yields the protein MSEIEVRRPVLADKEDLYQFFSKVIRDTFAREGLSKMKEDIKNEIETKKSYLESDFKSNGKDRFFWLANDYKKNKVIGCIEYGPASELILACTNGELKGWFEIGTVFVDPDYQRQGIGSLLFQIMQLTLQSRGIQSFCLDSGYSNAQYVWKKKLGEPEYLLRDYWGKGNSHMIWRRHTNESAVVFAQMKAGGI from the coding sequence GTGAGTGAAATAGAAGTCAGAAGACCTGTACTTGCTGATAAGGAAGATTTGTATCAATTCTTTAGTAAGGTGATCAGGGATACATTTGCCCGTGAAGGTTTATCAAAAATGAAGGAAGATATAAAAAACGAAATTGAAACCAAGAAAAGTTACTTGGAATCTGACTTTAAGAGTAATGGTAAGGATCGATTTTTTTGGCTGGCCAATGATTATAAAAAGAATAAAGTAATCGGCTGCATTGAGTATGGTCCTGCAAGTGAGTTGATTCTTGCATGCACAAATGGAGAGCTGAAAGGGTGGTTTGAAATCGGGACGGTATTTGTTGATCCAGACTACCAAAGACAAGGAATAGGGTCTCTCCTATTTCAAATCATGCAGCTTACCCTGCAAAGCCGAGGAATCCAATCATTTTGTTTGGACAGCGGATATTCCAATGCACAATATGTGTGGAAAAAGAAACTGGGTGAGCCGGAATATTTGCTAAGGGACTATTGGGGCAAAGGCAACAGTCATATGATATGGAGAAGGCATACAAATGAGTCAGCCGTAGTATTTGCGCAAATGAAGGCTGGTGGGATATAA
- a CDS encoding GNAT family N-acetyltransferase: MDIRKPNEYELTQILSLSPQSLYEGTLGQIESNQERLEQIILMLIEKGSYYLAAIENHQIMGWILIGSVKNQFNDEVNGFIYELYVLEEFRGKGISKRLIGEGIDHLKNEGYAEIHLNAYEGNHAIKLYEKLGFNRRTVMMSLPLKFN, from the coding sequence ATGGATATAAGAAAACCAAACGAATACGAGCTTACACAAATTCTATCGCTTTCCCCTCAATCTCTGTATGAAGGCACGCTGGGACAAATAGAATCCAATCAGGAAAGACTGGAACAGATCATTCTAATGCTTATAGAAAAAGGAAGCTATTACTTAGCAGCAATAGAAAACCATCAAATCATGGGTTGGATTCTAATTGGATCAGTTAAAAACCAATTTAATGATGAAGTAAATGGATTTATTTATGAATTATATGTTCTTGAGGAGTTTAGAGGGAAAGGAATTTCCAAAAGGTTAATAGGAGAAGGAATTGATCATTTAAAAAATGAAGGATATGCGGAGATTCATTTAAATGCTTATGAAGGGAATCATGCCATTAAACTCTATGAAAAGTTAGGGTTTAATAGGAGGACAGTGATGATGAGCCTGCCACTAAAGTTTAATTAA
- a CDS encoding VOC family protein, producing the protein MINRIGQIMLYVNDQDESMKFWIEKAGFSLVTVEDNGQGFRWIELAPSKEAETSIILHNKALIAEMSPELNLSAPSLLLFSDDLDSLYKDFLDKSVTVGEIVTMPSGRVFNFADNEGNYFAVLERK; encoded by the coding sequence ATGATTAATAGAATTGGCCAGATAATGCTATATGTAAATGATCAGGATGAATCAATGAAATTTTGGATTGAAAAAGCGGGTTTTAGCTTGGTGACAGTTGAAGATAATGGGCAGGGGTTTAGATGGATAGAGCTCGCACCTTCAAAAGAAGCCGAAACGAGCATAATTCTTCACAATAAGGCACTCATTGCCGAAATGTCACCAGAACTTAATCTTTCTGCACCTTCATTATTGCTTTTTTCTGATGATCTGGACTCACTCTATAAAGATTTTTTAGATAAAAGTGTGACAGTAGGTGAGATTGTTACGATGCCATCTGGCAGGGTATTTAACTTCGCTGATAATGAAGGGAATTATTTCGCTGTTCTGGAAAGAAAGTAA
- a CDS encoding sensor histidine kinase, translated as MTSGKTAKGRRYVFFQSLRLQLLSRSLFILAGLLLLIGLLQFMFMKHFLYQNKAMSLQSQFFSIPQMILMENILSSEENRPNHPMIFSPGVSMMYVSSDGSGKRILLTKNPQGDSIPALPKQDYMDVSHSNQKLIYKVVKDKQGQNQLIVLQPLRFQGNLQGVIQLSSDTGPLKDILTSQIIIYISLSCISLVLGLLTFLPVLRRTLIPLSNMGNKVEQINSGNLNIRVPAHQGQLEIDRLADSFNGMLERLQISFEGEKEAKEQMRRFIADASHELRTPLTSIHGFLEILLRGAVTRPEQLKKVLKTMLGESERVNKLVQNLLLLAKLDRIPAIEMEEGYLDELINEMESQLRLLAGERNVIFSIAPHVKMKMDRDKMKQVILNLYHNAVQHTNPEKGIIMITLKKESNGVVLEVEDNGSGISEEHLSHLFERFYRVDSSRSRKFGGAGLGLAITKSIIDIHKGTIHVESKIGEGTTFQIRLPQIDEN; from the coding sequence ATGACAAGTGGAAAAACAGCAAAGGGAAGACGTTACGTTTTCTTTCAGTCACTCCGCCTGCAGCTCCTGTCACGTTCGTTATTTATCCTAGCGGGTTTATTGCTTCTGATCGGACTTTTGCAATTTATGTTCATGAAACACTTTTTATATCAAAATAAAGCGATGAGTTTACAAAGTCAGTTTTTTTCCATCCCTCAGATGATACTTATGGAAAACATTCTTTCTTCAGAGGAAAACAGGCCTAATCATCCAATGATTTTTTCTCCTGGTGTTAGCATGATGTATGTGAGTTCGGACGGGAGTGGAAAACGTATACTTTTAACAAAAAATCCTCAAGGCGACTCGATTCCTGCATTACCCAAACAGGATTATATGGATGTAAGCCATTCAAATCAAAAATTAATTTACAAGGTAGTAAAAGACAAGCAGGGACAGAATCAATTAATCGTTCTTCAGCCCCTAAGATTTCAGGGTAACCTGCAGGGTGTCATTCAATTGAGTTCTGATACAGGTCCATTGAAAGATATTCTGACCAGCCAAATCATCATTTATATATCCTTGTCCTGCATATCGCTCGTGCTGGGGCTGCTTACTTTTTTGCCTGTTCTGCGCCGTACGCTTATTCCTTTATCAAATATGGGAAACAAGGTAGAACAAATCAATTCAGGCAATTTAAATATAAGAGTGCCAGCCCATCAGGGACAGCTTGAAATTGACCGCTTGGCGGACTCCTTTAATGGGATGCTGGAAAGACTTCAAATCTCTTTTGAAGGAGAAAAGGAAGCAAAGGAGCAGATGCGGCGTTTCATCGCTGATGCTTCGCATGAACTTCGGACTCCTTTGACATCCATTCATGGATTTTTGGAAATTCTGCTTCGAGGAGCGGTTACCCGGCCGGAACAATTGAAAAAAGTCTTGAAAACGATGCTGGGTGAATCAGAACGTGTAAACAAATTGGTTCAGAATCTTTTATTATTGGCTAAGCTTGATCGCATTCCAGCCATTGAAATGGAGGAAGGATACCTGGATGAATTAATTAATGAAATGGAATCGCAGCTTCGATTGCTTGCAGGCGAAAGAAATGTGATCTTTTCCATTGCACCGCATGTAAAAATGAAAATGGATCGAGACAAAATGAAACAGGTTATTCTGAATTTGTACCATAATGCAGTGCAGCACACCAATCCGGAAAAGGGTATCATTATGATTACATTAAAAAAGGAGTCCAATGGTGTTGTCCTGGAGGTTGAAGACAACGGCAGCGGAATATCTGAGGAACATCTCTCCCACCTATTTGAGAGATTTTACCGGGTCGATTCATCACGCTCGCGCAAGTTCGGAGGAGCTGGACTTGGACTTGCTATAACAAAATCAATTATTGATATCCACAAAGGAACAATCCATGTAGAGAGTAAAATTGGAGAAGGGACAACCTTTCAGATCCGCCTCCCGCAAATTGACGAGAATTAG
- a CDS encoding response regulator transcription factor produces the protein MQIKGIKILLIDDEPSILEFLELGLQSEGFDVQTAPDGLTGVNLAKQFQPHIAILDVMMHGMNGFEVCKMLKKMGNMAIIMLTAKDEVDDRVKGLTLGADDYMIKPFSFEELLARIHARIRNHFPHLLDEVLIGPFRINDRRKEIIYQNRILELSATEFVLLKFLVINHGLVLSKPHILDKVWGYDFGGEENIVEVYIRSLRDKLNDKEHRLIRTLRGAGYRVDIP, from the coding sequence ATGCAAATAAAGGGAATTAAGATTTTGTTAATAGATGATGAACCATCCATACTGGAATTTTTGGAATTAGGACTGCAAAGTGAAGGCTTTGATGTACAGACTGCCCCGGATGGTCTGACTGGCGTTAACCTCGCAAAACAGTTCCAGCCGCATATCGCCATCCTTGATGTGATGATGCATGGAATGAATGGCTTTGAAGTATGTAAAATGCTTAAAAAAATGGGGAATATGGCAATCATCATGTTAACAGCCAAGGACGAAGTGGATGATCGTGTGAAAGGCCTGACACTTGGGGCCGATGATTATATGATTAAACCTTTCAGTTTTGAAGAATTGCTTGCGCGCATACATGCCCGAATCCGAAATCATTTTCCACATTTACTGGATGAAGTATTAATTGGCCCATTCCGTATCAACGACAGGCGGAAAGAAATTATTTATCAAAACAGAATTTTGGAGCTTTCTGCAACGGAATTTGTACTTCTCAAATTTTTAGTCATTAATCATGGGCTTGTTCTCTCAAAACCGCATATTTTAGATAAAGTATGGGGCTATGACTTTGGTGGTGAAGAAAATATTGTAGAAGTGTATATCCGTTCTTTAAGAGATAAGCTGAACGATAAGGAGCACCGATTGATTCGGACTCTCCGCGGTGCAGGGTATCGGGTGGATATTCCATGA